The DNA region CTGCTCTCAGGATCATCCCAGTGGAACATCTGTGATACTGCCTGAGTTCCCAGTGAAAGTCAGAGTTCTTTGCATGGACTGACTCTCCTGACTGCAACTCTCCTCTTCCCAGCTCTGGAACTCCTCAAGGAAGCTATTGACAAGGCTGGCTACACAGACAAGATCGTCATTGGTATGGATGTGGCAGCCTCTGAGTTCTACTGTGATGGCAAATATGACTTGGACTTCAAGTCCCCAGATGACCCAAGCCGCTACATTTCTGCAGATGAGCTTGGTGACCTCTACCAAAGCTTTGTACGTGATTATCCAGGTGAGCTGCTGTGCTTGGCAGTGGGGAATCAGCACTGGTATTGCATACCTAACAGGTACATCCCCTCTGTGTTTTGGGGGTgggaaagaaagcagctttgaCTCAGGCTTCTTCTGTTTTCCCTTCAGTGGTCTCCATCGAGGATCCCTTTGACCAAGATGACTGGGAAGCTTGGTCCAAGTTCACAGCCAATGTGGGAATTCAGATAGTGGGAGACGACTTGACGGTGACAAATCCCAAGCGCATTGAGCGAGCTGTTGAAGAGAAGGCCTGCAACTGTCTCCTGCTCAAAGTCAACCAGATTGGATCTGTCACAGAGGCCATTCAAGCGTGAGTCCATCCCGCTGTCCCTGCTGTCCTATAAGAGGGGAAGGGTTGGTGCTGAACCACAGCAGGGTCTAGCACGATCCATTGGACAAAATCATCTTTGTCTCCACAAGAGTGTAGGATGCTGAGAGTGGGAAGAGAGGATGCCTGGATCTCACCCTGTGCAGGTAGTAGTTACAGGAGGAGCTACTGATTGCATTTCTTGCTCCTCGCAGATGTAAGTTGGCCCAGGAGAATGGCTGGGGTGTGATGGTGAGCCACCGATCTGGAGAGACTGAAGACACCTTCATTGCTGATCTGGTTGTGGGACTATGCACTGGGCAGGTAGGTGAAACCCAGGCTATGGACAActtttgaagaggaaaataagaaGGGTGTGAagacagacacccccccccccccatggggaaACTGGTGCAAGTCATAATAGTGTATTACAGTGTTCATTATGTGGAATACTTTACAGATAAAGACGGGTGCTCCCTGCAGGTCTGAACGCCTGGCAAAATACAACCAGCTCATGAGGTAAGGGGTTCCAAGGATGGGAACACATAAGAGAGAATAGAGAAGCAACTAACTGGCATGGGAGAAATTGAGAGCCCAAGGGTAGATGGGGTTTGTGGGGGAAACATTATGAAAACAGGGCCCAGACCCAAGAATTGGATCCCAGGCACATCTCTGGAGCAGACCCCTTCCCTACTCCTTGGCATGATGGGGCAGCACCCTCATGCACAGCAGCTGGAAGGAGCAGAGCTCCTCTATCCCATTTCAGCTTGCTGGCTGATGCACTGCATCTCAGGTCCTCTGGTGCCTCTGATGCTCCCTCACAGAAGGGTCTAATGTTtgctgtctctctcttctgcaggaTTGAGGAAGAGCTTGGTGATGAAGCACGCTTTGCTGGACATAACTTTCGCAATCCAAGTGTTCTTTGAACATTGTCCCCAGGGCACCACCaccctgctgctctttcccaAGTCACAGTCTCTGAAGCCCTCTTCTCTCCACTGCTcccttttctgctctttctttcccctctgccACCTGCCACTCTTACCTCAAATCCCCATGAGTTCAGGTCTGTCTGGCTAGATGTATCCAGGTGAAGGATGAAAGTGAGGCCtaccctctctcccttcctttggGGTCATAAGCATTTCTAAATCTAGGCATTTTGTGTCTTCTGTTTTTGCGCAGGGACCATGCCTGAGTCACTTTGTTCACATATTAGACTATGGGAGCCTGCCGCCTGGTGTGTTTATGTTGTATGCCGAAACATGTGCAGTGAACATAAGCGCGTTGGCTGGTGTGTTTGGACAAGTGTTGCATCTGTAGCTGTGTTTGGATGAGTGTTGCCAGTGGCTCTCGTTGTGCATGTGTATAGGCGCATGTGTACTGGCCTACACTGTCATTTTGCCCCAGGTATGTTTGCACTGAGCTGTGACGGGACCCAAGTGTCTCTTCATTCCACTCTGAGTGTTGTGTTGTATTGAGCTGTGCTTGTCAGCAGCTTAGCGTTGAACTGCACCACTTTCAGTCACTCGGTGTATGTGTGCTGTCAGTCTCTGGATTAAGCAGTTCTGTGGGGTATTGTGGGTCAGTGCATAGTAGCATGGGGAGTGTATTAAGACACAGTTGTAAACAAACACATGCTTTCATTTGCTTCTCTtgacctttttctctctgtttccttctctcctgctctCCTTCACCCTGTCCTCCACCCATAATGTCTGCTTTGCCTTCTGGACAACCCACGCTCAGCCGAGCAACAGACAAACTACAGAACCCTAAACtcaattaaaatgtatttcacaCCTGAGTTGCCTGACTTGGCCTGATGTTTTTCTCTACACAACTGGTGTCTGGGAAACCttgcaagcaaagcaaaagatcAAACAGAAAGGTAGCCAAAACAAGTAGAGGGAcaggcaaaagaaagagaaagccagGTATCCCCATCTTTCACAGCCCTGCCACATAGCTAGAATGGTCTGTCGACTGCATGGCTCCAGAGAAGAGAGCTAGAGAATACTGAGAGGAGGGCGAGTGGGAAGGTGTGAATTCCCTCCCACCCCTCTCCACCAAATCACATTGCATGAAGGAATGCCAGGGATGTGGTGCAAAGGATTTTAATCATGCCTTCCACTGATGTAACAGACCTCAGAATAGGCCACAGACAGCTGCCCACTTGACACCTAGTCAAGTATTTTTAAGTACTGGAACTGCaagtattttaagagaaaaagctGACCCCTGCAAAAGAGAGGATATGTAGACCAATGAATGGAGGGGTAAATGGGATGTCAGCCTCTTTCAATGCCATCTTAGTTCACAGGGGACAATACAGCAGTACTTGGGAAAAATATCCTGTGCTCCAGCTGGTTTTGCAGCAGGCCGAGTGGAAGCAAACCTCACTGCCTGTTAAACAGAATTATTCTGAACGGACTCCAATGAAGGTGGAAGGGAGGGGAAGTGTTACTTTGAGAAATCCAACCCAAGGTATGATAGAAAATAAATGATGAAAACATTTTGCCTGCCCCAGCTATTCATGCCAGTAGCCCATCCATGTATGTGGGCACACTCAGGTTCTGCAAAATTCCTGCTCCGTTTCAGCAAAGCAAGTTTCCAGGCCCTCACCTAAACCACACTACTTTATCTCTCAGGATGAGCAAGGAAAAGAGTGAAGACTGAGGTGGATCAGCAAGTCCTAAGCCCTCTCAGTTGTGCACTGATGTTGACCTTAAAACTGAAAGACAACGCTTTAAAAATCAACATTGGCATTTCACTGCTGATTCTTTAGTGAATAATACATGAAATGGATAAGTTCAAGAAGGGAAGACAAAGGATACGATACGCATGCCCGAAACAGAAAAGAGGATGGGAAGAGAAATACAAGAGTAGAAACCGGATTGGTTTCAAAGGGATCATTAATTAATATGGAACAAATCTTGATAATAATTGAATATGGAACAAATCTTGATAATAATTGATAGCTTGTGTCCTAGCTACAGACCATCTCTTGCCCACGATCGCCACGAAGCCTCCTCTTCAGTCTCCTGGAGAAGCAGCATAGCTGCAGAGTGAAACTTATCCCACACTTACTTAAAGATTGCAGCTGAAAGTGGAGTCCAGCCATTGTGTCCTGCTTCCACACCTTGTACTCATAGATGAATAATCCAGGAACAAAAAGGGGCTGAATGGAGCATGGAACCCACTTACAGGCAATACCATGTAGTCACTGGAGGTAAGAAACCAAGGAGAAGAATTCTATAGCTGGTCAAGATAACTGGTTATGGTGGGACACCACTTCTGGTTAGAGTACCAGAGTACCAGGAAAGCAACACCAGAAACAGTCTGAGGGCCCTGAGATGAGGAAATGTATGACAGGGCATATTTGCAGAGCTGCACTGGCCAGCACTGTTCATGCAGGGTCTCAGGGTGAGTGGTAACCCCACAGGTGGCTCTCAGCTCCTCTTCCACCCACCTTGTCCAGGGAGCCAGCTGCTCCGGGCAGCTACCCCTTGCCACATACCCCAGCCAGCTGCACCCAACAGATGACCAAGGCAGCTGACCCCCACCAACTGCCCCCAAGCAAcctcctcctgccagctgcccccaccACCTGCCCCCTGCTGCCACCACCTGCCCCTGACAGCTGTCCCCTAACTAGCCACCCCTGCCAGCAGCCCACCACCATCTGCCCCCTTCTCAGCAGCCCCCACCAGCTACCCTTTACCACCTGCCCCACAAACTACCCCCCCAGCTGCTCCCACGAGATACTCCCCAGCAGCTCCCCcctgccagcagccccagccaCCCTCAACCCCCTGGCTGCCtaccccagctgcccccaccccggcccccgGAGGTGCCCTGGACCTGAGGGCCAGGCACCCCGCGGGGACGGGCAGGGTGACAGAGCCGCAGCTGCCTTCTGGGAGCTGTAGTTCAGGCATTTCCGTGGGAAAAAGCTCCATTTTCCTGTGCCGGAGCCTTCTGCTTTCCTCAAAATGCGAGCCCTTCAGCAGGTAGGAAGGATTGGTGTGTCACGGGAGCTGTTTCACTGGGGACTTTCCGTTAGAGGGCACCCGTGTTCCAGCACGAAGCGTGCGGGCAGCGAGCGAGGCCCCGGGGGCTGCGCACCCCGCGCCCACGGCCCtgcgccccgctcccggccgcggctcTCGGCCGCCTTAAAAGCCGGGGGAAGGGAGGGTGGCAGGGAAGAGTTCAGCTGACGCCTGCTGGCAAAGACGTGTTTTGGGGATGGTGGGGTTGAATTTGGTAATCTTGCAACGTTTTGCCACAATTACATttgcaaaattatatatatatatatatatataaaacacctTTGTTTTGTGAAGGAAACTAtattgtgtgtatgtgcataagATACAGATAACATTATTCCATTTGTATACCTAATTacagttttccttccttttaaatgCTGGGATTTTGCAAACAATGTGGTTGTTGCTTAGCGATCAGGACAGTCTTTTGGAAATAAAGTTTCTTAGCTTTCCAATTCCCAAGAGCATTTCTCCCCACCAGCTctcttttatttgtctttttttttttttttttggtgcaaggAAGGAAATGAAGTACACAAGGTAGGCTGTGTTACCCACTCAAATGCAGCAAGGCTGTAACAGCAGGCAACCAGTATGTATGTCCCTACACTGTGGGAAAAATTTCTTAGTGAAGAGTTATTGCCAGTGAGGCACTGTCACATCCTAGTGTTAGAGAAGATGCTGGAAAGCACCGAGGTGATGAGGATGCATTGCATCACAGCAGTGCCTCACCTTGGTGTCTTTTCTAAATCAAGAGTTTGTCATTGATAGCACAATGTATAGAAGCAATATGCGACTTTGATTTGCTTGGGTTACTACAAATATTTATCTTCGGCCAATGCATCATAAAATATATCACTTTTGCGTCTCTCTCTTTGCCTCAATGGAAGAGATTAGGTTATAGTTTCCATGTAATAGCAATATCCAAATACTTTGTTATTCCCATGCCTGAGGACTCCTGTTGTATAAGCTGATGTCTCTATGAGACTCCTGTGCTATAATGTGCTTTCATTCAGAGTGTGAGGGACAACACAGTGATGAGGTAGAGATGTGACAGTATCTGTTAAGGGAAACATATGTGGCATTGGTTTTGTTTAAATTCTCAAATCCTGTTCTGTTTAGATGACATTTTCAAAGCAATGTCTAGCTGT from Apteryx mantelli isolate bAptMan1 chromosome 1, bAptMan1.hap1, whole genome shotgun sequence includes:
- the ENO2 gene encoding gamma-enolase isoform X1 → MPERSWILVGIPLLRWTCTHTKACFEQQSPAVHPLGSMKHWSYEIMTSHGSLEKGLSVVDQEKIDNMMLEMDGTENKSKFGANAILGVSLAVCKAGAAEKDVPLYRHIADLAGNSDLILPVPAFNVINGGSHAGNKLAMQEFMILPVGAESFRDAMRIGAEVYHNLKSVIKEKYGKDATNVGDEGGFAPNILENSEALELLKEAIDKAGYTDKIVIGMDVAASEFYCDGKYDLDFKSPDDPSRYISADELGDLYQSFVRDYPVVSIEDPFDQDDWEAWSKFTANVGIQIVGDDLTVTNPKRIERAVEEKACNCLLLKVNQIGSVTEAIQACKLAQENGWGVMVSHRSGETEDTFIADLVVGLCTGQIKTGAPCRSERLAKYNQLMRIEEELGDEARFAGHNFRNPSVL
- the ENO2 gene encoding gamma-enolase isoform X2, with protein sequence MSIEKIHAREILDSRGNPTVEVDLYTHKGLFRAAVPSGASTGIYEALELRDNDKSRFLGKAKFGANAILGVSLAVCKAGAAEKDVPLYRHIADLAGNSDLILPVPAFNVINGGSHAGNKLAMQEFMILPVGAESFRDAMRIGAEVYHNLKSVIKEKYGKDATNVGDEGGFAPNILENSEALELLKEAIDKAGYTDKIVIGMDVAASEFYCDGKYDLDFKSPDDPSRYISADELGDLYQSFVRDYPVVSIEDPFDQDDWEAWSKFTANVGIQIVGDDLTVTNPKRIERAVEEKACNCLLLKVNQIGSVTEAIQACKLAQENGWGVMVSHRSGETEDTFIADLVVGLCTGQIKTGAPCRSERLAKYNQLMRIEEELGDEARFAGHNFRNPSVL